DNA from Candidatus Epulonipiscium sp.:
TCAATTCTTTTTTTCCAAAGTTCTAGTGATGCCTGATTCATAAGGTACCTCCTCGAAATTCATTATTGGAGAAAGTATACCTTATTCATATCCGTTTTGCACTACGTCATGTTTTGAAGCACTTACATATTATACTAAGAAATATCAAAAAATATTAAAATATGTTTTTTTATTTTACTCAAAGTAGAATATCATAATATGTTTTTTTATTCTTCTTTAAAACTTAGCTTGCGACAGATTTGCGACACGACAAAAAAATAAAGCCTCGAAACGCTTTGTTTTCGAGGCTTTTGATAACTTTGAAATTATCTCTTTGAGAATTGTGGAGCTCTTCTTGCTGCTTTGAGTCCATATTTCTTTCTTTCTTTCATTCTTGGATCCCTTGTTAAGAAACCTGCTTTTTTAAGAGCTGGTCTAAGTTCAGCATCTGCTTGAAGAAGTGCTCTTGATACCCCGTGACGGATTGCACCTGCTTGCCCTGTGTATCCTCCACCACGCACGGTTACTAGTACGTCGAATCTGCTTAATGTATCTGTTAATACTAAAGGTTGTTTTGCAATAACCTTTAGAGTTTCTAATCCAAAATATTCGTTGATATCTCTTTTATTTATTTTAAAGTTTCCATTTCCAGGTACCAGGTATACTCTTGCAATTGATTTTTTTCTTCTACCTGTTCCATAATATCTTACTTCAGCCATTCGGATATCCTCCCTTCGCTACCTTAAAATTTAATTTCTAATACTTCTGGCTTTTGAGCTTCATGATTGTGCTGTGCATCTCTATAAACACGAAGTTTTGTAAGCATTTGTCTTCCTAAGCTATTCTTTGGAAGCATTCCTTTTACTGCCTGATAAAGCACCTTTTCAGGTTTTGTCGCCATTAAATCTCTGTATTTTACTTCTTTTAGGCCACCAGGATGTCCTGTGTGGTATCTATAATATTTCTGATCTAATTTTTTACCTGTTAATTTAACGTCTTTTGCATTGATGATGATAACATGATCTCCCGTATCCACATGGGGTGTATAAGTTGGTTTATGCTTTCCACGAAGAATTTTTGCAACTTCGGAAGCTAAGCGTCCCAATGTCATGTCTGTTGCATCAACAACATACCATTTTCTTTCAACTGTTTCGGCTTTCGCCATATATGTTGTATTCATTACATTCCCTCCTTGATTCTTCTAATATTCACGGCTCTATTTAAAATCCGGGGCTAAGGGATTTTAAAGTGGCATAATTACACAAAAATCATTATAGTACATCTACCCTAGCGTGTCAAGGAATATGTTTGGTTTAGACGAATTTTCCAAGAGCTCTTTAAAATATTCTTCACTTCGTTCAGAATAACAAAAATTTGAATCCTTTCCCTGACCTTAATATTCCTTAGGAATAAAGTATTTCTATTAAGGTTAGTCCCTGGGGTTGAGCTGTTTTCCCTGCTAGATTGCGATTTTTTGATAAGATTATATCTTTTATATCAGAAGCAGCTTTCTTGCCTAGTCCTATCTCTATTAAGGTTCCCACCATAATTCTTACCATGTTATATAGGAAACCATTACCCTTAACCTCAAATATAATAAAAGGTTCTTTTTTAGTCACTGTAGCATCGTATATTATTCTTTCCGTAGTTTTGACGGAACTGCCTGTTGAGCAGAAGGATGCAAAGTCATGGATTCCAACGAAATACCGAGCCCCTTTATCCATTGCATCTATATCCAATTTAGAGGATATAAATGTACTTATATTTCTATATTGGGGTATTG
Protein-coding regions in this window:
- the rpsI gene encoding 30S ribosomal protein S9, yielding MAEVRYYGTGRRKKSIARVYLVPGNGNFKINKRDINEYFGLETLKVIAKQPLVLTDTLSRFDVLVTVRGGGYTGQAGAIRHGVSRALLQADAELRPALKKAGFLTRDPRMKERKKYGLKAARRAPQFSKR
- the rplM gene encoding 50S ribosomal protein L13; the protein is MNTTYMAKAETVERKWYVVDATDMTLGRLASEVAKILRGKHKPTYTPHVDTGDHVIIINAKDVKLTGKKLDQKYYRYHTGHPGGLKEVKYRDLMATKPEKVLYQAVKGMLPKNSLGRQMLTKLRVYRDAQHNHEAQKPEVLEIKF
- the truA gene encoding tRNA pseudouridine(38-40) synthase TruA, translated to MKNILLTISYDGTNYNGWQRQPNGIGIQQKIEEACLKIFRNNLIVTGAGRTDAGVHALGQRGLIKVDTTIPTDRIPYALNTVLPEDIVIKDAKEVPKDFHPRYDAREKTYRYQILNETFPIPQYRNISTFISSKLDIDAMDKGARYFVGIHDFASFCSTGSSVKTTERIIYDATVTKKEPFIIFEVKGNGFLYNMVRIMVGTLIEIGLGKKAASDIKDIILSKNRNLAGKTAQPQGLTLIEILYS